Proteins found in one Armatimonadota bacterium genomic segment:
- the greA gene encoding transcription elongation factor GreA: MADEIILTREGYEKLKQELEHLKTVGRAQSAERIRRARAQGDLSENFEYHEAKRAQAMLEGRIRELQRILEVAQVVDHLPGEDGTVTVGSVVTVEDLEHQEKWTFRIVDTASAAVFGADEEYEHVSAASPVGQALIGKKVGDIVQVETPGGTVDYEILSVHT, translated from the coding sequence ATGGCTGACGAGATTATTCTCACGCGCGAGGGATACGAAAAACTCAAACAGGAGCTGGAGCATCTGAAGACCGTCGGACGAGCGCAGAGCGCAGAGCGCATTCGACGTGCTCGTGCCCAGGGGGACCTGAGCGAGAACTTCGAATATCATGAAGCCAAGCGTGCCCAGGCGATGCTGGAAGGGCGAATCCGTGAGCTGCAGCGTATTCTGGAGGTCGCGCAGGTGGTGGACCACCTGCCCGGAGAGGATGGCACGGTGACCGTGGGGAGCGTGGTGACCGTCGAGGACCTCGAGCATCAGGAGAAGTGGACTTTCCGCATTGTGGACACGGCGTCGGCGGCAGTGTTCGGAGCAGATGAGGAATATGAACATGTTTCCGCCGCTTCACCTGTTGGGCAGGCTCTCATAGGGAAGAAGGTGGGCGACATTGTGCAGGTGGAAACGCCCGGCGGCACGGTGGATTACGAAATACTCTCCGTACACACCTGA
- a CDS encoding UDP-N-acetyl-D-mannosaminuronic acid transferase, with product METATVPVQERIPAVSLFGVRVHAVSMGEALQHILCFVREGIPRQVVTADSSMVVMAQKDEELRHIINQADLVTPDSIGILWACRRHGIRMPERVSGVDIVLRLAQVSAQTGLRLYFLGAQPGVAEEAAQRLQEKYEGVRIVGCHHGYFPPEQEELVLQHIRETAPDVLCVALGIPKQEKWIDRYRGMLKVPVSIGVGGTFDVLSGRVRRAPLWMQRMGIEWLWRVGQNPRKISKVMLLPRFAWMVLTNQSGIEVVHDG from the coding sequence ATGGAAACGGCAACAGTGCCTGTGCAAGAGAGGATACCGGCGGTCTCGTTGTTTGGGGTGCGCGTCCATGCGGTGAGCATGGGCGAGGCGCTGCAGCATATTCTGTGTTTTGTGCGTGAAGGCATCCCCCGGCAGGTGGTGACCGCCGATTCCAGCATGGTGGTCATGGCGCAGAAAGACGAAGAGCTGCGCCACATCATCAATCAGGCAGACCTGGTGACGCCGGATAGCATTGGTATCCTGTGGGCGTGTCGGCGACACGGTATCCGCATGCCAGAGCGCGTCAGCGGTGTGGACATCGTGCTGCGTCTGGCTCAGGTAAGTGCGCAAACCGGTCTGCGGCTCTACTTTCTGGGGGCGCAGCCGGGCGTTGCCGAAGAAGCGGCGCAGCGCCTGCAGGAGAAGTATGAGGGTGTTCGCATCGTGGGTTGCCATCACGGCTACTTTCCTCCTGAGCAGGAGGAGTTGGTGCTACAGCACATTCGCGAAACCGCTCCTGATGTGTTGTGTGTGGCGCTGGGCATTCCCAAGCAGGAAAAATGGATTGACCGCTATCGCGGGATGCTGAAAGTGCCGGTGAGTATCGGTGTCGGAGGAACGTTCGATGTGTTATCGGGGCGTGTGCGCCGCGCACCGTTATGGATGCAGAGGATGGGCATAGAATGGTTGTGGCGGGTAGGACAGAACCCCCGCAAAATCTCTAAAGTGATGTTGTTGCCTCGTTTTGCTTGGATGGTGCTGACCAATCAGAGCGGTATCGAGGTTGTTCACGATGGCTGA